Part of the Nostoc sp. ATCC 53789 genome, CATTTCCACTAGAATCTCAGCAGATAACTCTCGTCTATTGATTCGTATTAGTGACAATGGGCCGGGTATGACTCCAGAGATAAAAAAGCGAATTTTTGACCCATTTTATACTACCAAACCTGTAGGTAGGGGTACAGGATTAGGATTGGCAATCAGTTATCAGATTATTGCCGAAAAACATGGCGGAATAATGGAGTGCATTTCCGAACCTGGGAAAGGTACAGAGTTCTGGATTGAAATTCCCGTCAAGCCTCCAGCTAAAATAGTTCACTCAAGGTAGAGAAATAGATTTTCTTCCTTATTTTCAGAATGTTTGTTTCAAAACTTAAAATTTGAATTAGTAATTACTTTATTCATCCAAAAGGTTGATGATATTTTTTAAAAATAGGCTAATAAAAAAATTTAGAAGTTATCCCATTACTGCAATAAGCTGTTACGCATATAAGAAAGCATATCAACTGGTGAGGTTGTCATTTGTCCTTTGTCCTTGGTAACACACAAATGACTAATGACTAATGACGGTCTACACGGAAAATAGTGCAATATGTAGGCGCGTTAGCTTATATTGACTTTGATTACACAATACTTTAAAAGTAAAGTTTCGTTGCAAAAAAACTCCCTTCCATCTATGAGTGATAATCTAATAATTGAAGCTGATAAAGAAGCTTCCCTGGCAGATATAACAGCTGCATTTGGAGTCGTGAGTAAGAGGTAAAAGACGCTGTTTAACTTACATCTGTCTCGTCAAAACACAGCAACACCCAACGCGAAAACTGCTATTTCCTCAAATGTGGAAGATTAGGGGGCGCTGTTACTAGATTTCATAACTTGTTTAACACAAGCGATGAAAATTAGTACATCCCTGCATCTGATAAACAACGAGAGAAGATAGTTCAGCGAGTAGATGCTTGGGTGTTGTTGTGTTTAAAGAGAAGTCTAAGATATAGACTCCTCTTGGTGTAAGATTATACTAAGGTAAATAGTGAAAAATAATTTAAATAGCGCCTTATGTCAATTATTGCGCTCAGAGCGTGGTATCTACAGGATTACGAGCCGATTCCAGAACTAGAAAAACGTCCCCCAGACATTCGCTTAAGCAAAAAAAGCCTGCTGAGATCGGCATTGCGAGCAGATTTTTTAGAAGAGAGTGACGAAGTTAAGAAATCAACTTGGTTTGGGCGCTATCTAGAAGGGGAAAATATTGAATTTTATATTGAAGGAAGTGGTGGCTATTGCGTCGCCAACATTGACTTAATTAGTCATGAAATTTATTTTACCAAACAGGCACTGTTGGCTCAGTTAGAACCAACAATTTTTTTATCCTATCAAACTGAGTATGTCGCTGCGACGAATGCTCTCAGAGAAGAACTGCGAAAAAGTTTAGAAAGTTTAAACTTGCGATCGCGCCTTCCTCTAACATTAGTAGAATCCTCTCGCCCCAGTGGTGCTACTCTACGGATTAACCGCACGATCATGCGAAAAATCCGTAAGAGTTTGTTATTTATCGCTGACACCACACCCATCGCTAGTGTTGACGGTAAAGAAACCCCCCAACTAATTCCTAGTCCCAATGTCTGTATTGAGATTGGCTATGCTATCCAAAGTAAGCGATCTGAACAGATTGTACTAGCACAAATGCAACGTCCAGATATTGAAGGACAATTTCCCTTCGACTTACCCACACAGCAAATTTTGCAATTTCAAGACACTACAGAACTAAATAAAATCCTGACAGGAACAATTCAAAACCAGCTAGCACGATTCAAATTGTTTTTTTGAGCAATCAGTAAAAAGTAAAAAGTTAATAATCATAAGGGACTTCCAAATAAAAAAATACCCAAACAACTGACAAAAAACTCTCTTCTCCTCATTCCTCTGTGTTCTCTGTGTTCTCTGTGGTTCGTTTCATTTTGGTAATTTATTTCTTGAAAGTCCCTAAATAAATTCCTTTTGCCTTTTACCTTATCGCTGATGTAAATCAAAATAATTGGACAGGTTTCTTTTGCAGCTTAGAAGTAATTGAGCTTACCCGATCGACCACAGAAATCATGTATTTGTAATCTGGTACTTGTCCATTGGGTACATACCCCACTTCTTGAGCTAAACCAGAAGGCGCATCACTCATCACTTTGCGGATAAACTCTTGACGGTTACGTTCTACATTCGGGCCAATCAAGACCACGCCTAATGGTACATAGTGAGGGTCTTTAAATAGTATACGGAATTCCGTGGGGGCGGACTGTGAACCGTAGAGAGCCAATTCCGCCTCTGAAACAGCACAGGCGATCGCTTTTCCTTGAGCCACCAATTCCAGCGCGGCTTTAGGTGTGGGTGCAAATAGGATCTCAGCTAGTGTTGTACCATAAAGATTGTAAAGAGGAAAATAATATCCTGTTGCTGAACCTAACTGACCTAAAGCCAGTGTTTGACCTTGTAACTGTTTCAATTCGGTAATTGGACTCTCTTTGCGAACAACGAAAATTGAGCGCAAATTATTAATACCTATTAAAGGAAATAGGGGAGCATATTGGTGACGTGCGATCGCAATAGCCGCTAAACCCGGTGGAGCAAATACCAATGACCAAGCACGAGCTTCTAGGCGCTCAACCGCTCTATTTTCATTAAAAACTGGCTCTAGCTGAATATATGAGTTTGTTTTTTCACCCAAATAACTATTAAATTTAGCATATTGATTAATTATCTGTTCGCCTCCACCATAGTTGAGAACACCAACAGTTAACGTACCATTAATATCATTTGGTGATTGACAAGCAGCAAATGTCAAACCTAGCAGATTAAACAGAAATAAACGTCGGGGAAGTCGCAAAAACATCACTAATTATTGGTTAAGGAAGTAACTTGGTTTTCAGAACTAATTTAGATAAGTTTGACTGCTGCCTAAATAGGTTATATTGCGGCAAAAAGTTAATATTTATTTAAATATTGTTGAGATTCTTTCTAACAGGTATAAATAAATATTAGACAAACTCAGATACCACCTTCATTGGTTAGGTTATGTTAAACAACATTACATTAAAAAACTTAAAAATCGGTGCTAAATTTAACTTACTTTTAATATTAGTTTTCATAGTCAGTATTGTGGGAAGTGGGATTGCCTTATCCAGTGTACTTCAGGGGAGAGCGCAAAATGAAGTAACTTCTCAAGCGCAGATTCTCATTCAAATGGTGAACGCAGTTAGAGATTATACACAAAATCGGATAGATCCTCTATTAGCACCTAGACTAGATACTAACCCAACGTTCATGCCTGAAATTGTACCAACTTTTTCTTCTAAAGAAGTCTTTGAGAATTTTCGTAAAAAGCCTGAATATAAAAACTTTTTTCATAAAGATGCAACACTTAATCCAACAAATTTAGCGGATAAAGCTGATAATTTTGAAACTCAACTTGTAGAACGTTTTCGCAATGAATCCAAAACTCAAGAAATTACAGGCTTTCGTAAATTATCAGAAGGCGAAGTATTTTACATAGCGCAACCATTAAAGATTACACAACAGAAATGTCTGCGATGTCATTCTACACCAGATCAGGCTCCTAAGAGTCAGTTGGCAACTTATGGTTCGGAAAATGGTTTTGGCTGGCAACTTAATCAGATTGTTTCTGCTCAAATAATCTCTGTTCCTTCCCAAGAGATTTTTGCCAATGCCAAACGGACTTGGGTATTAATCATGGGGCTTTTAATAACTATCTTTGCGATCGTAAGTAGCTAGGCACAATTAAATATAAGACGCTCAAGGGCATATTC contains:
- a CDS encoding PhnD/SsuA/transferrin family substrate-binding protein; translation: MFLRLPRRLFLFNLLGLTFAACQSPNDINGTLTVGVLNYGGGEQIINQYAKFNSYLGEKTNSYIQLEPVFNENRAVERLEARAWSLVFAPPGLAAIAIARHQYAPLFPLIGINNLRSIFVVRKESPITELKQLQGQTLALGQLGSATGYYFPLYNLYGTTLAEILFAPTPKAALELVAQGKAIACAVSEAELALYGSQSAPTEFRILFKDPHYVPLGVVLIGPNVERNRQEFIRKVMSDAPSGLAQEVGYVPNGQVPDYKYMISVVDRVSSITSKLQKKPVQLF